Proteins encoded by one window of Kineosporia sp. NBRC 101731:
- a CDS encoding AAA domain-containing protein, translating to MGERSEVVLDRTRRLLTFLAAAARELTVRPVRDVYQHDGPAPLLPSDIPRHPLVRLGPAEHRAGWLEVRKVPQPAEPPVPPAHLIRYVGNSRTDLPGSPTPIGEPNTRAVTDVPHLGPEAPPEAHAWLENIWHPWAETTAITRQARELYERLFTLQLEAERARTTHELVWGHCVLSWDVQGEKIRHPLLLTGALIELDAATGALRVLPDGPPELQLSPLEGLDLPVLGELNKLGQQVAAEPLDVWDPATRGQLHESLLAPLPLDASTTDGPGIADPTTVPVVTDTWVLFLRRRPTRHERFYLQLAERLRDDSVLPQALAAVVADNEELQSAQAELGQSPDDETWRPIGERLLMPLPANAEQERIARQLARERGVTVQGPPGTGKSHTIANLVSHLLAHGKRVLVTAQNEQALTVLRDKIPEELRDLSIAVLGSSSESMEQLRGSAQAVQDIASQIDVDFEAAAIVRLEAELDRVREQLRGIELAVLEALSTEDAEWELPSGPAKAPEVARWLTEHEPELGLIPDELPVDALSPLSPADLARLFDLSERLTPTDSHALRTARPRGDLPTPAQLVSLTSRLDQLRQDVADLEQSGVDVEALDRVAPEQLVQLRSMVDASTARLSALESPWLVKIRADVRHSAETAQTWAGRAEQLRRRTGTAAQLQRGLFGHEIQLPTGDTHEQRRLLHELGQRFAAGKGLPRFGGGDLKELHGQARIDGRALRTPEDTELALTQLELTDERAATRRMLAQLAQQAPVETPPDDHDFVHHSTILAEQLTQALAWETSELPALLDRLRPVVPQVGAALTSADLQALGRLLAAAGARPHERKVTAELETLASELRRGTEAPAASPLWNTLRTALDQRDWGSWGVTLDEVSRLAGLEPIAVRQRELADRLAVVAPGWAAAIVGTSADPEVVGLASQTAAVWHWRITATWLDALLRAGDLAHLQAQVITLQQREQALVLQRARRGAGLGLKRNLRDLNRRALASWLRALGKRGKGTGKYAPHWESEARRFMPSAMGAVPVWIMPVHRVIENFDPLVTEPFDVVIVDESSQCDLLSVGVLALGAKAVVVGDDQQTSPAAVGVNQERIIALQNSHLPDVGVKSLLTVDQSLYALSELIFPSTILLREHFRCVPEIIEFSNRYYDGDILPLREPSTAAIGAPLRLVRVADGATTGSSSGDKINRAEARALVEQVLACHHDDAYQGMTFGVVTLQGSAQAPLIENLLRDRLGPEAFAERRLRVGNPPAFQGDERNVVFISVVADDATWAATKNADKQRINVAASRAQEQLWVFHTVEPGRLHADDQRRALLEYVRDAGSRLPVTVGLEERVESDFELDVLRELLKAGYEVQVQHRVGRYRIDLVVVGQHARLAIECDGDRYHGADRWEADIRRQRQLERLGWTFWRIRASEFYRERAETVATLIERLDKHGVLPRARWEVPASTIAVVTAPIEDEAAPVDEVAPVEEWETVDLAEVDADTLFEMPERG from the coding sequence GTGGGCGAGCGGAGCGAGGTGGTCCTCGACCGCACCCGACGGCTGCTCACATTCCTGGCCGCGGCTGCGCGTGAACTGACCGTGCGACCGGTGCGTGACGTGTACCAGCACGACGGCCCGGCGCCCCTTCTTCCTTCGGACATTCCGCGGCACCCCCTGGTGCGGCTGGGCCCGGCCGAGCACCGCGCCGGCTGGCTCGAGGTGCGCAAGGTGCCCCAGCCGGCCGAACCGCCCGTCCCACCGGCGCATCTGATCCGCTATGTCGGCAACAGCCGTACCGATCTGCCCGGCTCGCCCACCCCCATCGGCGAGCCGAACACCCGTGCCGTGACCGACGTCCCCCATCTGGGCCCGGAGGCCCCGCCCGAGGCGCACGCCTGGCTCGAGAACATCTGGCACCCCTGGGCCGAGACCACGGCGATCACCCGTCAGGCCCGTGAGCTGTACGAGCGGCTCTTCACTCTGCAGCTCGAGGCCGAACGCGCCCGGACCACCCACGAACTGGTGTGGGGCCACTGCGTGCTGTCGTGGGACGTGCAGGGTGAGAAGATCCGGCATCCGCTGCTGCTGACCGGCGCCCTGATCGAGCTCGACGCCGCCACCGGCGCGCTGCGGGTGTTGCCCGACGGTCCGCCTGAACTGCAGCTCTCCCCGCTGGAAGGGCTCGATCTGCCCGTGCTCGGCGAGCTGAACAAGCTCGGCCAGCAGGTGGCCGCCGAGCCGCTCGATGTCTGGGACCCGGCAACTCGCGGTCAGCTGCACGAGAGCTTGCTGGCGCCGCTGCCTCTAGACGCTTCGACGACCGATGGACCCGGGATCGCCGATCCCACGACGGTTCCCGTCGTCACCGATACCTGGGTGCTGTTCCTGCGCCGGCGTCCCACCCGACACGAACGGTTCTACCTGCAACTGGCCGAACGGCTGCGCGACGACTCGGTGCTGCCCCAGGCCCTGGCCGCCGTGGTGGCCGACAACGAGGAGCTGCAGTCGGCGCAGGCCGAACTGGGCCAGTCGCCCGACGACGAGACCTGGCGCCCGATCGGCGAGCGCCTGCTCATGCCCTTGCCGGCCAATGCCGAGCAGGAGCGCATCGCCCGGCAACTGGCCCGTGAACGCGGTGTCACGGTGCAGGGGCCGCCCGGCACCGGTAAGAGTCACACCATTGCCAACCTGGTGAGTCATCTTTTGGCGCATGGCAAACGGGTGCTGGTGACGGCGCAGAACGAGCAGGCGCTGACGGTGCTGCGCGACAAGATTCCCGAAGAGCTGCGTGATCTGTCGATCGCGGTGCTGGGCTCGTCGAGCGAGTCGATGGAGCAGTTGCGGGGTTCGGCGCAGGCGGTGCAAGACATTGCCTCGCAGATCGATGTGGATTTCGAGGCGGCGGCGATCGTCCGGCTGGAGGCCGAGCTCGACCGGGTGCGTGAGCAGCTGCGGGGTATCGAGCTGGCGGTGCTGGAGGCGCTGAGCACCGAAGATGCCGAGTGGGAGCTGCCGTCGGGGCCGGCGAAGGCGCCCGAGGTGGCGCGCTGGCTCACCGAGCACGAGCCCGAGCTGGGCCTGATTCCCGACGAGCTGCCCGTCGACGCGCTCTCCCCGTTGTCGCCGGCCGATCTGGCCCGGCTCTTCGACCTGAGCGAGCGGCTCACGCCCACCGACTCCCATGCGCTGCGCACGGCCCGGCCGCGCGGTGATCTGCCCACGCCCGCCCAGCTCGTGTCGCTGACCAGCCGTCTCGACCAGCTGCGGCAAGACGTGGCCGATCTGGAGCAGTCGGGGGTCGACGTGGAGGCTCTCGATCGCGTGGCACCTGAGCAGTTGGTGCAGTTGCGGTCAATGGTAGACGCATCAACTGCGCGGCTGAGTGCGTTGGAAAGTCCGTGGCTGGTGAAGATCCGCGCCGATGTTCGGCATTCGGCCGAGACCGCGCAGACCTGGGCCGGTCGGGCCGAGCAACTGCGCCGGCGCACCGGTACGGCTGCGCAGTTGCAGCGTGGGCTGTTCGGTCACGAGATCCAGCTACCGACGGGCGACACCCACGAGCAGCGCCGTCTGCTGCATGAACTGGGGCAGAGATTTGCTGCGGGCAAGGGACTTCCACGGTTCGGCGGGGGTGACCTGAAGGAGTTGCACGGGCAGGCCCGGATCGACGGGCGGGCCCTGCGCACGCCGGAAGACACCGAGCTGGCCCTGACCCAGCTGGAGCTGACCGACGAGCGCGCCGCGACCCGTCGCATGCTCGCCCAGCTGGCGCAGCAGGCACCGGTGGAGACTCCCCCGGACGACCACGACTTCGTCCATCATTCGACCATTCTCGCCGAGCAGCTGACGCAGGCACTGGCGTGGGAGACCTCCGAGTTGCCTGCCCTGCTCGACCGGTTGCGCCCGGTGGTGCCGCAGGTGGGGGCCGCGCTGACGTCGGCAGATCTGCAGGCGCTGGGCCGGTTGCTGGCCGCGGCCGGGGCCCGGCCGCACGAGCGCAAGGTGACGGCCGAGCTGGAGACACTGGCTTCGGAACTGCGCCGGGGCACGGAAGCTCCGGCTGCGTCGCCGCTCTGGAACACCCTGCGCACAGCCCTGGATCAGCGCGACTGGGGCAGCTGGGGGGTCACGCTCGACGAGGTGTCACGGCTGGCCGGGCTGGAACCGATTGCGGTGCGGCAGCGTGAACTGGCCGATCGGCTGGCAGTCGTGGCGCCGGGCTGGGCGGCGGCGATCGTGGGCACCAGCGCCGATCCGGAGGTGGTCGGGCTCGCCTCGCAGACAGCGGCGGTCTGGCACTGGCGCATCACCGCGACCTGGCTCGACGCCTTGCTGCGGGCCGGCGACCTGGCCCATCTGCAGGCGCAGGTGATCACGTTGCAGCAGCGTGAGCAGGCTCTGGTGCTTCAGCGGGCCCGGCGGGGCGCGGGGCTCGGCCTCAAGCGCAACCTGCGTGACCTGAACCGGCGGGCCCTGGCCTCGTGGTTGCGGGCCCTGGGAAAACGCGGCAAGGGCACGGGCAAGTACGCACCGCACTGGGAGAGCGAGGCGCGCCGGTTCATGCCGAGCGCGATGGGCGCGGTGCCGGTCTGGATCATGCCGGTTCACCGGGTGATCGAGAACTTCGACCCGCTGGTCACGGAGCCGTTCGACGTGGTCATCGTGGACGAGTCCAGCCAGTGCGACCTGCTCTCGGTCGGGGTGCTGGCGCTGGGCGCGAAGGCGGTGGTGGTCGGTGACGACCAGCAGACCAGCCCGGCCGCGGTGGGGGTCAACCAAGAACGCATCATTGCGCTGCAGAACTCGCACCTGCCCGACGTCGGGGTGAAGAGCCTGCTCACGGTCGACCAGAGCCTGTACGCGCTGTCCGAGCTGATTTTCCCCAGCACGATCCTGCTGCGTGAGCACTTCCGTTGTGTGCCGGAGATCATCGAGTTCTCCAACCGCTACTACGACGGCGACATCCTGCCGCTCCGCGAGCCGTCCACCGCCGCGATCGGCGCGCCCCTGCGTCTGGTGCGGGTCGCGGACGGCGCCACGACCGGTTCGTCGAGCGGCGACAAGATCAACCGGGCCGAGGCGCGGGCGCTGGTGGAACAGGTGCTCGCCTGCCATCACGACGATGCTTACCAGGGCATGACGTTCGGCGTGGTCACGTTGCAGGGGTCGGCCCAGGCCCCGCTGATCGAGAACCTGTTACGAGACCGGCTGGGCCCGGAGGCTTTTGCCGAGCGGCGCCTACGGGTGGGCAATCCTCCGGCGTTCCAGGGCGACGAGCGCAACGTGGTGTTCATCAGCGTGGTGGCCGACGACGCGACCTGGGCGGCCACGAAGAACGCCGACAAGCAGCGCATCAACGTCGCGGCCTCCCGCGCGCAGGAACAGCTCTGGGTGTTCCACACGGTCGAGCCGGGCCGACTGCACGCCGACGACCAGCGCCGGGCCCTGCTGGAGTACGTGCGTGACGCCGGTTCCCGGCTCCCGGTGACGGTGGGGCTGGAGGAACGTGTCGAGTCTGACTTCGAGCTGGACGTACTCCGGGAACTACTCAAAGCCGGCTACGAGGTTCAGGTACAGCACCGGGTCGGGCGCTATCGCATCGATCTGGTGGTGGTCGGGCAGCACGCGCGTCTGGCCATCGAGTGTGACGGCGACCGCTATCACGGCGCCGACCGCTGGGAGGCCGACATCCGGCGCCAGCGTCAGCTCGAGCGGCTGGGCTGGACGTTCTGGCGGATCCGGGCCTCGGAGTTCTACCGCGAACGCGCCGAGACCGTCGCCACGCTGATCGAGCGCCTCGACAAGCACGGGGTGTTGCCCCGTGCCCGATGGGAGGTGCCCGCGTCCACCATTGCGGTGGTCACGGCACCCATTGAGGACGAGGCGGCACCAGTGGACGAGGTGGCACCGGTAGAGGAATGGGAGACCGTGGATCTGGCTGAGGTGGATGCCGACACGCTGTTCGAGATGCCCGAGCGCGGCTAG
- the ligD gene encoding non-homologous end-joining DNA ligase: MADKGTVLEVAGCEVTVTHPDKMVFPEAIRPGGGVGVTKLDLVQYYVAVAEGALRGVSGRPMVLKRFVKGIDQEAFFQKRAPANRPPFVEVAELKYASGRSAQEAVIRDAAGLAWVINLGCIDLNPHPVQAEDLDRPDELRIDLDPMPGVEWPQVVEVAFVVRQVLADHGLTSWPKTSGSRGFHIYARVEPTRLYKDLRLAAETVAREVENRVPDLATSKWWKEERGSVVFVDFNQMAKDRTTASAYSVRAVPDARVSAPLLWDEVEHCRMEELTLATVLPRFAELGDPWNGIETAVGTVDSLLVRAKELGPAEKPPKGEGRRQSSMPLIEVARTKTKPEALEWLEVWRQKYPAVSALLEPADILVDGMRGRSSLWYRIRINLQHVPEAERPPQEDLLADYNPWAGFRQP; this comes from the coding sequence ATGGCTGACAAGGGGACGGTTCTCGAGGTCGCCGGGTGTGAGGTGACGGTGACCCATCCGGACAAGATGGTGTTCCCCGAGGCGATCCGGCCCGGTGGCGGGGTGGGCGTCACCAAGCTCGACCTGGTGCAGTACTACGTGGCCGTGGCGGAGGGCGCCCTGCGGGGGGTGTCCGGCCGGCCGATGGTGCTCAAACGCTTCGTCAAGGGCATCGATCAGGAAGCGTTCTTCCAGAAGCGGGCGCCCGCGAATCGTCCCCCGTTCGTCGAGGTGGCGGAGCTGAAGTACGCCTCGGGGCGTTCGGCGCAGGAGGCCGTGATCCGCGACGCCGCCGGCCTGGCCTGGGTGATCAACCTCGGCTGTATCGATCTGAACCCGCATCCGGTGCAGGCGGAGGATCTCGACCGGCCCGACGAACTGCGTATCGACCTCGACCCGATGCCTGGCGTGGAATGGCCGCAGGTGGTCGAGGTGGCGTTCGTCGTGCGGCAGGTGCTGGCCGACCACGGTCTCACCAGCTGGCCCAAGACCTCCGGCTCGCGGGGGTTTCACATCTATGCGCGGGTGGAGCCGACGCGTCTGTACAAAGACCTTCGCCTCGCCGCCGAGACCGTGGCCCGCGAGGTCGAGAACCGGGTGCCCGACCTGGCCACCTCGAAGTGGTGGAAGGAAGAGCGCGGTTCGGTGGTGTTCGTCGACTTCAACCAGATGGCCAAGGACCGCACCACGGCCTCGGCCTACTCGGTGAGGGCCGTGCCCGATGCCCGGGTCTCGGCGCCCTTGCTCTGGGACGAGGTCGAGCACTGCCGCATGGAAGAGCTGACCCTCGCCACCGTGCTCCCACGCTTCGCGGAGCTGGGCGATCCCTGGAACGGCATCGAAACCGCCGTAGGAACGGTCGATTCGCTACTGGTCCGGGCCAAGGAGCTGGGACCGGCCGAGAAACCGCCGAAGGGGGAGGGACGCCGGCAGTCGTCCATGCCGCTCATCGAGGTGGCCCGGACCAAGACCAAGCCCGAGGCCCTGGAATGGCTCGAGGTGTGGAGGCAGAAATACCCGGCCGTCTCCGCGCTGCTCGAACCGGCCGACATCCTGGTCGACGGTATGCGCGGCCGCAGCTCGCTCTGGTACCGGATCCGGATCAACCTGCAGCACGTGCCCGAGGCCGAACGTCCGCCCCAGGAAGACCTTCTCGCCGACTACAACCCCTGGGCCGGTTTCCGGCAGCCGTGA
- a CDS encoding helix-turn-helix transcriptional regulator has protein sequence MPTFLDVLPRNVAAERARRGWLQKDLAQRLGWGGTKVSELETGARRVQIDELGPLCKALGVPLWKLAEGTDPAELEALGLTPPR, from the coding sequence ATGCCCACATTCCTCGATGTGCTGCCGCGCAACGTGGCGGCCGAGCGTGCCCGTCGCGGGTGGCTGCAGAAAGACCTGGCGCAGCGTCTCGGCTGGGGCGGCACCAAGGTGTCCGAGCTGGAGACCGGCGCGCGCCGGGTGCAGATCGACGAGCTGGGCCCGCTCTGCAAGGCGCTGGGCGTGCCGCTGTGGAAGCTCGCGGAGGGCACCGACCCCGCGGAGCTCGAAGCGCTGGGGCTCACACCACCACGCTGA